The following are encoded in a window of Deinococcus planocerae genomic DNA:
- a CDS encoding ExbD/TolR family protein, whose protein sequence is MRRRLRESGEGVTFDFAPMVDIVLLLLIFFFLTSSLGARQNALPLDLPRASTTVQETPALPIVSVDRAGKVFLNGQETTLTRLGGQLKPLLAASGGVVGLRGDERGNYGTVVQVMDVVKKAGGERLALGTRAPAGSGQ, encoded by the coding sequence GTGAGGCGGCGGCTGCGTGAGAGCGGGGAGGGCGTGACGTTCGACTTCGCCCCGATGGTGGACATCGTGTTGTTGCTCCTGATCTTCTTCTTCCTGACGAGCAGCCTGGGGGCGCGGCAAAACGCCCTGCCCCTCGACCTGCCGCGCGCGAGTACCACCGTGCAGGAGACGCCCGCCCTGCCCATCGTGAGCGTGGACCGGGCCGGCAAGGTCTTCCTCAACGGTCAGGAGACGACGCTGACGAGGCTCGGCGGCCAGCTCAAACCGTTGCTCGCCGCGTCGGGGGGCGTGGTGGGCCTGCGCGGCGACGAGCGGGGCAACTACGGGACGGTCGTGCAGGTCATGGACGTGGTGAAAAAGGCGGGCGGCGAGCGGCTGGCCCTGGGCACCCGCGCCCCGGCTGGGAGCGGCCAGTGA